The window GTTTACCAGCAGGATCAATGCCCTCCCGGATTGCCCTCTTGATGGTCTCTTCCGTGTATGGAGGATGTTCTTCCTCTTCGGAGTGATCTTCAGCAATAAGGCTTTCATACCTGATATCCGAAGGGACCTCAAAACCCATCATTACCCTGTACCCACCTCTACCGTCCGTCCGATGGCATTCAACGCAGCTCCCTCCATGAACGTAGAGCCAGCGAGGACCATACTCTATCTCGATAAGCCCACCGCTGTCGTTGAATCCGGTATAATAGATTACCTCCCCGTTCGACTCAAAATCACTTCTGTTATAGGAGGGAGAAACCCTTCCCGGATACATTCCACCACCTGGATTCATACCTCTTCCAGGATATGAAGTCCCGTTTTCCGAATAAATACCAGAATGACCGTAGAAGCCGCCCCCGGTACGAGAAAACCCGCCCATGCCCCAAAACATAAAAATAAGGGCAGCTATTCCTGCAACAACCAGAACCAGCAGGAGAAT is drawn from Methanosarcina lacustris Z-7289 and contains these coding sequences:
- a CDS encoding c-type cytochrome, giving the protein MGGFSRTGGGFYGHSGIYSENGTSYPGRGMNPGGGMYPGRVSPSYNRSDFESNGEVIYYTGFNDSGGLIEIEYGPRWLYVHGGSCVECHRTDGRGGYRVMMGFEVPSDIRYESLIAEDHSEEEEHPPYTEETIKRAIREGIDPAGKPFDLTMPRWKMTDKDVGDVVEYLKTL